Proteins from a genomic interval of Salvelinus sp. IW2-2015 linkage group LG14, ASM291031v2, whole genome shotgun sequence:
- the rmdn3 gene encoding regulator of microtubule dynamics protein 3 codes for MVAIWHNMKPLGRNWMIGLGVGATAGVGLITLIIYKXISRRRSQTLLLQTNPPEYLIDSPDGAPLQMESLEQEVVAQQQALEAVVQGLSPEQQVELRNQLDEVLTCVSSLRFEVAELRTGLQDIAQQIIQDVKKGVEDSQRARRRRHIISHRERTDSMSSSSIYFSASQGVYGGETSEGGYSTANAESDYTDRDTDRETDKEAEREPEEESDEDKSCATTITLRQEDSQEEGEEPQEEDEEEEMLEVMAEVPSGELALLLAQSDILHMGDARLKAEGFHLLLANKLQYGDSREFLWRLARAYSDMYDSTEDKQEKKSYAEQGREEAEFALKKNGLNAECHKWFAVLTGLTSQYETMHSKLKSSHILKEHLDRAIALRDDDPLCFYLLGRWCYEVSTLGWLERKAAAALYDNPPTSTLDDALGNFLKAEELNPGFSKTVRLYIAKCHKELGNVSEAKNWALLALKMPSGSSEEDSAKLEAELGALIDKATELSLDGGDK; via the exons ATGGTCGCAATTTGGCACAACATGAAGCCGTTAGGGAGAAATTGGATGATAGGACTGGGTGTAGGAGCCACCGCgggtgtaggcttgattacattAATAATCTACAAAGRAATTAGTAGAAGAAGATCTCAAACATTATTACTCCAGACTAACCCCCCTGAGTACTTGATAGACAGCCCAGATGGAGCACCCCTTCAGATGGAGTCACTTGAACAAG AGGTGGTGGCCCAGCAGCAGGCCCTGGAGGCGGTGGTGCAGGGGCTGTCCCCTGAGCAGCAGGTGGAGCTGAGGAACCAACTGgatgaggtgctgacctgtgtGTCTTCCCTCCGCTTCGAGGTGGCTGAGCTCAGGACCGGCCTGCAGGACATCGCCCAGCAGATTATCCAGGATGTCAA GAAGGGTGTTGAGGATAGCCAGAGGGCACGCAGACGCCGCCACATCATCAGCCATCGGGAACGCACTGACTCCATGAGCTCCAGCTCCATCTATTTCTCTGCCAGTCAAGGCGTGTATGGAGGGGAGACCAGCGAGGGAGG GTACTCCACCGCCAACGCTGAGTCAGACTACACGGATCGGGACACGGATCGGGAGACCGACAAGGAGGCGGAAAGAGAGCCGGAGGAGGAATCCGATGAGGACAAGAGCTGTGCCACGACCATCACTCTACGCCAGGAGGACtcccaggaggagggagaggaaccacAGGAggaagacgaagaggaggagatgttGGAGGTGATGGCTGAAGTGCCAAGTGGGGAGTTGGCATTACTCCTGGCCCAGAGTGATATCCTTCATATGGGTGATGCTAGGCTGAAGGCAGAGGGCTTCCATCTGCTCCTTGCCAACAAGCTACAG TATGGCGACAGCAGGGAGTTTCTATGGCGACTGGCCCGTGCCTACAGTGACATGTATGATTCTACTGAGGACAAGCAGGAGAAGAAGTCTTATGCAGAACAAG GTCGTGAAGAAGCAGAGTTCGCTCTAAAGAAGAATGGCCTGAATGCGGAATGTCACAAGTG GTTTGCTGTTCTCACAGGCCTTACCTCCCAATACGAGACTATGCATAGCAAACTGAAAAGCAGTCACATTCTAAAG GAGCATTTAGACCGAGCGATTGCCCTTAGGGACGATGACCCACTGTGTTTCTACCTATTGGGGCGCTGGTGTTATGAG GTTTCCACTCTTGGCTGGCTGGAGAGGAAGGCAGCAGCTGCCTTGTATGACAATCCACCAACATCTACTCTCGACGACGCCCTTGGAAACTTCCTCAAG GCAGAGGAGCTGAACCCAGGATTCTCCAAGACAGTAAGACTTTACATCGCCAAG TGTCACAAGGAGCTGGGGAATGTGTCGGAGGCCAAAAACTGGGCCCTGTTGGCGTTGAAGATGCCTAGTGGCTCCAGTGAG GAGGATAGTGCTAAGTTGGAGGCAGAGCTGGGAGCCTTGATTGACAAAGCGACTGAGCTTTCTCTCGACGGTGGGGACAAATAG